TGCAATTGATGAAGGATCTAAGACAACCAGTAGGATGTGCAGTTCCTTTGTACTGTGATAATCAGTCAGCAATTTGCTTGGCTGAAAATCCAGTTTTCCACGCAAGGACTAAACATGTGGAGATACATTACCACTTTATCCGGGAAAAAGTGTTGCAAGGAGAGATTTGCTTGGAGCACATCAAAACAGAACATCAAATTGCAGACTTGTTCACCAAAGGTTTTAGTGTCAACAAGTTGCAGAGTTTCTGCAAGCAGCTAGGCATGGTTAAGACAGAGAGCTGATGTTGAGAAGGGGTGTTAAAGTTGACAACATCATTCCTAGTTTAATTTGACTAAGTCTGTAGTATGGCTATATTTTAGCTTTCAGTTggtatttgttttcttttaactctgatagttttttttctatttcgtAGTATTGCAGAAATGTGTTCCTAAAGTTTAGGAGAGTTAGGTTAGTGGGTTAGTTAGTGGTTTAGTGGGAATGTGACTCTATTGAAGTTGTAATTCTATATAAGATCAGTAACTGACTGAATACAAGGTTAGTCCATTTGTTCTTATTCTCTGGAAACTATTTTCTCAGACATTTTTATTTGAGCCTATTATATCTTAAGTTCTACAAGAAGTGCATTGAACCTTCAAGCTTTAAGCATATGGTCCGTTTTTTTGTTCAATCAGATCTATCTAAATGTGTGCTTACTTTCTTAAATAACTCTAGCCTTGTCAGGATCAGTCATTAATATAATGAACATAAAATtggacaaaataattttttttttttccttttatgggGGATGGAATTACAAGGTACATTAAGGAGTGATGGGAAATTACAATCGAAACAAACATTACTTAAAGTAAGTAAGTAGAttcttgtattcattttttAGAGCTtgtttttaaaccaaaaaacACCATTATCTTGACGTCCTTCATCTTTCTCCACATAAATGCACTCCCTTGACTCCCTCCACAATGCCGTATAAACAGGGGTACCATCAAATTGGTAGTATTCTCCTAGTAACGGCTTGATAGCTTTGGTTGCCTCCATCGCGTGATAATGTGGTATGGTTGAGAATAGATGATGCAAAACATGAGTATCTGGACCATTGTGGAATACCCTATTTAGCATACCATAGTCTCTGTCTATAGTAGCTAGAGCTCCTCTTAACCAATCCCACTCCGATGAATCGTAATGTGGCACTGAAGGGTGAGTGTGGTTCAAAAAAGTCATTAATATTAAGAAGCCATTCACAATTAGGAGGGGTAACCCATAAATACATACAATCCAAGCTAGCCCTTGTGCCCAAGCAACGCGATACAACACATAAGTAGTTGCAATCACACCTGCATCTGAAATGTAGATCCATATCCTCTCACGGTCATTATATATCGGTCCATATGGATCATAGTGACATGCAAAGCGGTCATAATGTCTTCCAAAGGCATTAAAGGCCAAGTACAACGGCCAGCCGAGAGTGAGGGTGCCGACAAGTAGGAGTATGCGTCCTAGTGGATTGTTCGAGTATGTGGAGAACCAACGTAGTTCGGATTTAAGCCTGGGCACGTAGACTTCATCATGCTCAAGGGAACCAGTGTTGGAGTGGTGACGACGATGACTATATTTCCATGAGAAATATGGTGTTAAAAGTGCAGAGTGGAAGATAAAACCGACAGTGTCATTTATCCACTGGTAATCACTAAAGGCCTGATGGCCACATTCATGGGCAATGACCCATATTCCGGTGCAAACACAACCTTGAACAATCCAGTAAGTAGGCCATGCTAGGTAACAATATGGTGATGGAAGGAGGTGGAAGTAAGTGGTGGCAATGTAGTAGAAGATGTAAACTAGTATGAGATCACGAGCAACATAGGAGAACGATTGAATGAGAGATCGTTGAAAACAGTGAAGAGGGATGACCTTCTTGATGTCACCAATTGTAAAAGGGGACTTTGAAATTGGAACTCTTTGGAGAGAATTTCtcttttggttagttttagttGTTGGAGTAGACATATTGCCACTGGCACCCATTCTTGTCCTGATTCTGCAACAATTAAGTTTGCTTCAAAGTTTCAGACAGTTATTTTTCGATTGAAACAACACCTTCTTTTAGCCTTACATGAAAGTTATATACTCTCTCCCACTTGCTCTCCTTTTTATAGAAATATAGAACGAGAGGCTAATGGTTTGTCAGCAATAAATATTGCCGctaaaagaataatttattgccactaaatgtcgctttttgttgttgttgtagtgtGCTTTAGATTCCAgttttttcattattaaaacTTTGTCAACTTGTTTGATTATTGATGATCACATGCAGTACTGATCATGACTCATGAACTTACATCTATGTCATGAAATAATTAAATCCTTTCCCTAACCCACCATATCCTATTTTTATGGATTAATTTGTTATTATAACTTGACTtgttaaattttcaatttacttCTGAGTAGTTTATTGCCTGTCTTAACATTACTATGTCTAACAGCTACTAGATTCCCAATAATGCTGCTTATTATAAAGCTAAGAGATCATACATACTTCTATAGgtattactccctttgtcccattttaacGGTCGCTTTAGCTCTTTTCACATCCATTTAGAAAAAACAAGATTAGTAACTACACTTGAATCATGTTCTCATTTTCTCCGTTTTAGTAATTTCAAGCATATTATAATAGACACAGgagtaaaaatatgaaaacataCAAGGAAATTATATTAAGGAAACTGCAATCTGAGAACGAGCCGAAAGCAATCaccaaattaaacaaaattacaTTTTCTTTGTTCTCTTCTTCCATGTTTTAAATGAATGAAAATCTTACATTGTGTTGCAACCTTTGTCTTTCATAAACACGAGTGAAGCATCAGCTGCATTGTCCATGCTTTAGATTTCATCTAAAGCCTTCCATAGTGATTACATTAAGCTACcatgaggtctcaagttcatATTCCAGAGGTTATTCCTTCTCATTTGCCCAAGCCGTGATGTACAAAATTACTTGGTACTTGTACTAGTGGGAGGTAGCAGTTACCCTATGGAATTAGTTGAGATGCATATATGCTAGCTCGGATACCACTATCATAAGGGGGGGAAATGATAAGATTAAGCTTACAATAATCTTCCATCAGCAAACATCCTTATGGATTCAACCTAATGTATCCACACAGATACCGAACGAGCGAATGAGAGATCGTTGGCAGCAGGAAGGATGGCCTTCTTGATGTCACCAATTGCAAAAAGGGGCTTTGAAATTGGCattctttcttttgtaattttatgCAAGAGGTGAACAGACCTCTGCATATGCACTATTATTCATGTACTTTagattccatttttttttcattactaTAACTTTGTTCAGTTGTCTTATCCTTATTATATCCCACATGCAATATTCTGTTtattcaaaaaagtaaaatcctttttatatgaatttattCTCCTTTTAATTCAATCTGTTATAAATCTCTGCATTATCACATTATACTAGCTCCGTACATACCTAAGTAAAATGGAGCCATGGAAGGACCTGAGTGGAAAAGTAGTGATGGTGACAGGGGCGTCATCGGGAATTGGGCTAGAGTTCTGTCTCAACTTGGCGAAAGCCGGTTGCAGGATCATTGCTGAAGCCTGTCATGTTGACAGGCTGACATCTCTATGCCATGAGATTAATAATTTGGACGGTCCGGCCCAGCGTGCAGTCGCCATCCAGCTCGACATCACTGCTGATGGTCCTACTATTGCAGCTGCTGTAAAGTTAGCTTGGGACACCTTCGGACACATTGGTGCCTTGGTTAACAATGCAGGCATTATCGGTAATAATAGATTTGAACATACATTGCCAGTTTAATTCAATTGAATCCTCTTCATCGAAAAAGTATACTGTGTAAATAggacaaaaacaaataattatagATGGTTAATCTGATATAGTacttgttgacacccaattttgaccctcctcgataataattgatttatgagcttcttaatattcaaacgatttaaaataattagctaTGTCAAATTCAAATAGTTTCAAGGTTAGTGTAAATAATTTCAATcgatttttatagtatttgaataataaatatatttcatataattatataagtaATTAGTGTATTTTATAAATGCTTGAAAATCATAACAAAAGATTTTTGCTtcgttaaaataaatattttattaatttagttttagtttgaattatagctttaattttcaattaattagcTTATTGAAAATCGATTAgcttataattaagttaattattttatctcgttaagattaaaaagctcataaattaattatgttaatttgTCCTATTTGAATTCTAGCCTaatcttctaaaattaattcatttggcTACCTTTTTTAATCCGCTTGGCTAAATTGTTAATTAGTTCCTATTACTCCTATTTTAGCCAAAATCTAACCTTTTATTCAAATCCATTTTTGAGACCAAAATTTGGGCCACTTTGTAGCAGCCCAATACAATTTTCCAGCAAACCCAACCCACATTACAATACCCATCACCCACAACAACCCAATTATATACCAAAAACCCACCCAAAAATACAACATACATCAACAAACATTCATACATACAACATAGGTACAACAGTAGCCGAATGACCCCATCCCTgtgttttctcttctttttcgcGTGAACCAGACAGTAGCAGGACGTGTTTTCTTCTCCCTCACGCGTCAACAAACATCAGCTCCCACACCTTTCTCTGCAACAGCCGCCCACCTTAATCTTGTCATCCGGATTTCGtgggatttgggttgatttCTTGTACAAACGAGCAGCTCTTtggttcttgaatttttttttgaattgaggATATATTGAGTGGAAGAATTCCTATTCTATCCTTTTCCCCCGAGAATCCGAGCCCTAATTACCCCATCTATATAATACCCCTTCTTATTCATTGTTTAGGGGGTGGAGAAAAATTTTTCTTGAACAATTGACTTTTACGCTTGAGAAATTTTGAATGCATTTTTAGTTCTAGGTTCTAAAAGGGTCTTCAGCTAAAATTGGTTtggatattttgattttattgcTCAGGGTTTGAAGTCGGTGTTGAAGTTGTTCTTAGGCTCATATTGGTCTCAGTTTGCTGCCCGAAAAGAGGTAAATCCTTTCTTGGCTTCATTTAAATCCAGTTCTTCTATGTTATTCTGTCTATGATGTGTTATTGGTTGTGTCTTGTGTTCCGTTTATGCGTCAACTTCATTTTTGGTCTCTATATGTTAGGATTTGGCTAATGAGTTTTAGCTAGTAACAttcctttcatttttcttttctttcagtTCATTTCATTTCAGCGTTATATGAACTCTTTAGTGTATTGTTAATACGTTCTTGTGATCATTATGTTTGCCTTATGTATTTAGCCTACGTCTTAATGATTTTTATTCTGAGTTTGTTCCTGTTTAAATTCTTATGTATGCTCTGATTTGCCCTAGTTATAATATTGAGCTTTCTGAATATGTTTAATTTCTCGCCCCTTTCCCTTGGAATTGTTGTTTAGTTCCAGTATAGCTCATATGTTGATAAAATATTGTTGCCTTAATAATTTTTTGCCATGAATCTGCATTTGGATGTGATATGGCCCAAGTTAATGTGTATTGCTACTTGTTTTCCACCAAATGGTTTGTTACTGCATTTAGCAATACAACATAAGCTCTTGCTTCGGTCGTATTATATGTAGACCCGTCTTTAACTTATAATGTCTGAACACTAGTGTAGTCCCGAGTATCTTTGGTTATGATTTTAACACATTCCGGTGTCAACTTCTAGATGCATTCGTGTGCAGTTCGGCAAACTCGTCTTGATTCATGTCATCTCGATTTAAGCTCAGTCGGTGTTTGTCTGGTCGAGTCCTATTTCAAATGTCTATCGTTTGAATACTATATCACTATGCCTCTGTTTCCTATTTACTTCTTCCCTTAAATCTCATGTGCAAAGTCTTATTAATTTGCATCTCGCGTAATTTGTGTATCTTGTTATTGATTTTCCCAAATGCCGACAAACTGGTTTGAATCATTTCTCTTAATatatcacatttgttgtgaATCTTTATGTTATGAAGCTTTAGGATCATTTGAATGCTAGAAATTGTATTGTTACTTTTCCAGATAAGTATTAGCAAAGTGCATCTAATTCCTGACCTCATGAGATATAATGCAACCACTTTCATACTTTATCAAAATTGTTTGGCCTTATCCTTATGGGCTAACAGTAGCTTTAAAAATTGTTCAAGTGTATTCAATTCTATTCTTCTCTTAATCTTGTTGAATCATAAAtgctaaatcataaaaatagctTGTTATATGTATTCATTTGAGTGCTAATGGAGTAATGTGATTTTTTAATCTATCGGGAAGTATGCTGATAGATCCGGGGGTTTAAATTGTTTAAATGTGTTTAGTTGATTAATTAAATGATACTAATTTGttcacttcttctttttcttgtatgTAATATTATTCGAGTCCattttggacttcatccatgcatTTCGTTGAGTTGAGATCTTTATCGAGTTGGCCACATCCTGTTCAAGTTGCTGGAAAGTTAAATTACAGGTCCCAAAAAAGTCGAAATGGGTCGTATACAAGatgtatacactgatatacaggTAAAAAATGTGGGAATACAGGACTGAGGCGAGATACATGTGTTTGGAAGCAAGAGATACATGAAAAGAGTTGATATATATGCTGATATACACTAATATACATCAGTTGTATACCAAAAACGGGTTTTGGTTAAACCCCAAAAAGTAGCAACAAATTTGGCCCAagaaaggcccaaattcaacttctctccgttattcttaaattatttaattgtgattacttattatttgttgtttaactctaactttagaatttttaattaacttaattagattccccaaaagatgagttattttatttgggttggtttaattttaacatatttCATGTTGTTGTgttcacttattttattaatcaaatattggtcgaattttatattttaattaagttaaatcttTGTTCTTAAAAAGATATGTTTTAAGGCCGCTTCACTTGAtcacatattatttttaaaattgttttaagttaaagtatttttctcaaataaataaataaaaaatgttagtcaaaactttttttaaaaaattaattaataaataaataaatacttacttagtcatttgctcaaaagttagtcaaaacttttattcttcaattaatttaaaatgattttaatgcTTTAATGTGttaaattggtttaatttattttaaaatgaactaaataaattctaattagtctagttttattaattttctaatcaCTTGCaccttaattcaaatattttcattttaggtCTCTTCCTCTAAAAAGATAGAATAAAATGGttcatttcttaattattttctcaaaattaatcgaatagtgtaaattattatatattctttatgttaaattatttttctaaaaaatagtcaaatacattttagtcaagtcgcaggtcaaccgcatgttagcggacacttcgaatgcttaaacccttctcgaagtgtaaattgaaccccgaactctttttggtattttcaagttattttttctgttaaatctttgaaaattataagtttacttaatttctttaaaaaattaagtggcgactcttttctaagtatttttctcaaattgtttttatacttagaacatttcaaagaGTGATTTTTCTAGAGATAGTCAAATTACGACACAACTGTACTTTGTATAGGTAGTGTAAGCTGTTCATTGGAATTGTCAGGAGAAGTGGGAACATACCTTTAAGACGAATCTCAGAGGGGCATGGTTGGTGTCAAAATATATATGTAGACATATGTGTGAAGCTAAACAGAGCGGAGGATCTGTTATTAACATCTCTTCAGTTCTTGGTCTGAATCGAGGACAATTACCGGGGTTTCTTGCTTACGCTTCTTCAAAGATTTCTCTAAACATGGTCACTAAGGTAGCTAGGTAGTTAGTATctttgttttccatttttttcttctatgttatggtaacataattaataattgaATGGCAGATTATGGCACTTGAATTGGGAGTAGACAATATCAGAGTGAACTCAATATCACCAAGAATTTT
The DNA window shown above is from Solanum stenotomum isolate F172 chromosome 6, ASM1918654v1, whole genome shotgun sequence and carries:
- the LOC125868947 gene encoding delta(12)-fatty-acid desaturase FAD2-like, producing the protein MTFLNHTHPSVPHYDSSEWDWLRGALATIDRDYGMLNRVFHNGPDTHVLHHLFSTIPHYHAMEATKAIKPLLGEYYQFDGTPVYTALWRESRECIYVEKDEGRQDNGVFWFKNKL